A window of Tautonia plasticadhaerens contains these coding sequences:
- a CDS encoding Nramp family divalent metal transporter, with amino-acid sequence MAIPSRVKGVLGSLGPGLIIASVCLGPGSVTTASKIGAEYGYMLIWVVVLASAAMMMYTAMGARFGAVQERSFLQAVADRYGRWFAALIGLAAFLMSASFQFGNNLGVTTATASVTDNWASRALSGAIGRPVAEEQIWPFVFTGLALLMVLFASNLYRVIERVMTVLVLVMIGAFFTNLVFARPDLSQAAEGLIPRIPGGGRGTTVIAAMVGTTFVMHACLYQSYLVQSKGWRLADVRKGLVDSIVGIAILATISVLIMLTSAAALRPRGIEIADASEMALQLQSAFGPAAKFIFCLGFWAAAFSSIPVNAIVGGGLLADGLGLGHRMDQKWPKAITVAIMLIGMVIATMPQENRANALIVAQAATMLAMPAVGLGMFLILNDRRVMGRFVNSWRQNVLAGFGLVLVLVLSVATYGKLIDQVGMARDRWRAPDPSPAASAPVADPGGGGRRNPDGPAPGPIPARRTPPAAGSA; translated from the coding sequence ATGGCGATCCCGTCGAGGGTCAAGGGGGTGCTGGGCTCGCTCGGGCCGGGGCTGATCATCGCCTCGGTCTGCCTGGGGCCGGGCAGCGTGACGACGGCCTCGAAGATCGGGGCCGAATACGGGTACATGCTCATCTGGGTGGTCGTGCTCGCCTCGGCGGCCATGATGATGTACACCGCGATGGGGGCCCGCTTCGGCGCCGTGCAGGAGCGGTCGTTCCTGCAGGCGGTGGCCGACCGCTACGGCCGGTGGTTCGCCGCGCTGATCGGCCTGGCGGCGTTCCTGATGTCGGCGAGCTTCCAGTTCGGCAACAACCTGGGGGTGACCACCGCCACGGCGTCGGTGACCGACAACTGGGCCTCCCGGGCCCTCTCGGGGGCGATCGGCCGGCCGGTCGCCGAGGAGCAGATCTGGCCGTTCGTCTTCACCGGCCTGGCGCTGCTGATGGTGCTCTTCGCCTCGAACCTGTACCGGGTGATCGAGCGGGTGATGACCGTGCTGGTGCTGGTGATGATCGGCGCCTTCTTCACGAACCTCGTGTTCGCCCGGCCGGACCTCTCCCAGGCCGCCGAGGGGCTGATCCCCCGGATCCCCGGCGGGGGCCGGGGGACGACGGTGATCGCGGCGATGGTGGGCACGACGTTCGTGATGCACGCCTGCCTCTACCAGTCGTACCTGGTGCAGTCCAAGGGCTGGCGGCTGGCGGACGTCCGCAAGGGGCTGGTCGACTCGATCGTCGGCATCGCCATCCTGGCGACGATCAGCGTGCTGATCATGCTCACCTCGGCCGCGGCGTTGCGCCCCCGGGGGATCGAGATCGCCGACGCCTCGGAGATGGCGTTGCAGTTGCAGTCGGCCTTCGGCCCGGCGGCGAAATTCATCTTCTGCCTGGGGTTCTGGGCGGCCGCCTTCTCGTCGATCCCGGTCAACGCGATCGTCGGCGGCGGCCTGCTGGCCGACGGCCTCGGCCTGGGGCACCGGATGGACCAGAAGTGGCCCAAGGCGATCACCGTGGCGATCATGCTCATCGGCATGGTCATCGCCACGATGCCGCAGGAGAACCGGGCCAACGCCCTGATCGTGGCCCAGGCGGCCACGATGCTCGCCATGCCGGCGGTGGGCCTGGGGATGTTCCTGATCCTCAACGATCGCCGGGTGATGGGCCGGTTCGTCAACTCCTGGCGGCAGAACGTCCTCGCCGGGTTCGGCCTGGTGCTGGTGCTCGTCCTCTCGGTGGCGACCTACGGCAAGCTGATCGACCAGGTCGGCATGGCCCGGGACCGATGGCGGGCCCCGGACCCGTCCCCGGCCGCCTCGGCTCCGGTCGCCGATCCGGGAGGGGGGGGGCGTCGGAATCCTGACGGCCCCGCGCCCGGCCCGATTCCGGCTCGCCGGACCCCGCCCGCCGCCGGATCGGCCTAG
- a CDS encoding arylsulfatase: protein MRARTPNPSLLIAAVVAVGCLAPAGGPAGAPARAQDASRETAGLDRTALPLKAPYRAPITTLDARDAEKPPVFQVQAPAGAPNVLVVLVDDLGFGGTSAFGGVIPTPTFDRLAAGGLKFNHFHSTALCSPTRAALLTGRNHHSVNMGSITETATAFPGNTGMIPNTCAALPEILRLNGYSTAQFGKCHEVAAWEISVSGPLTRWPTLSGFDTFYGFLGGETNQWSPAIYDGVTPVADPGKGDPDYHFLEDMTTRAIRWIQAQQSLTPERPYFAYFAPGAVHAPHHVPTSYIEKYKGKFDEGWDVIRGRIFAGQKERGVIPKDTELAPKPKDIKDWADLSADEKQLFARQAEVFAAYVDMVDAEIGRLIGAIEAMGELDNTLVFYIAGDNGTSAEGGFNGMFNEMTYFNGVQEQVSEMLEKADEWGGPSTYPHMSAGWAVCFDAPFTWTKQIASNYGGTRQGMVVHWPERIKAKGELREQWHHVNDIAPTVLELAGLPQPRDVNGIGQRPMEGVSLAYTFDDAAAADRHRVQYFEIFGNRGIYADGWFAGTVHVAPWGKVENALTADTWELYHVAEDFSMAKDLAAEQPEKLKELQSLFLAEAVTYHVLPIDDRRVERTNPLIAGRPDIMAGRKTLDLYPGMGFMPENGFINTKNTSFEIEARIKSGGESAGGVLVSQAGRFGGWSFYVKDGRPTYHYNFLGLEHYSVTADSPLPEGEATVTMAFDYDGEPKLGGGGKVTLSIDGKPVGSGRVEKTQFAIWSADETANVGVDRETPVSPDYTEENSAFTGTIDKVTITLK from the coding sequence ATGCGCGCACGAACCCCGAACCCGTCCCTCCTGATCGCCGCCGTCGTGGCCGTCGGCTGTCTGGCCCCGGCCGGCGGGCCGGCCGGCGCCCCCGCCCGGGCCCAGGACGCGAGCCGGGAGACGGCGGGATTGGACCGCACGGCGCTCCCCCTGAAGGCGCCGTACCGGGCGCCGATCACCACGCTCGACGCCCGGGACGCCGAGAAGCCGCCGGTGTTCCAGGTGCAGGCGCCGGCCGGCGCGCCGAACGTGCTGGTCGTCCTGGTGGACGACCTCGGCTTCGGCGGGACCTCCGCCTTCGGCGGCGTCATCCCGACCCCGACCTTCGACCGCCTCGCCGCCGGCGGCCTGAAATTCAACCACTTCCACTCCACCGCGCTGTGCTCGCCGACCCGGGCGGCCCTGCTCACCGGCCGCAACCACCACTCGGTCAACATGGGCTCGATCACCGAGACGGCGACCGCCTTCCCCGGCAACACGGGCATGATCCCCAACACCTGCGCCGCGCTGCCGGAGATCCTGCGGTTGAACGGCTACAGCACCGCGCAGTTCGGCAAGTGTCACGAGGTCGCCGCCTGGGAGATCAGCGTCTCGGGCCCCCTGACCCGATGGCCGACGCTCAGCGGGTTCGACACCTTCTACGGCTTCCTCGGCGGCGAGACGAACCAGTGGTCGCCGGCGATCTACGACGGCGTCACCCCGGTCGCCGACCCGGGCAAGGGCGACCCGGACTACCACTTCCTCGAAGACATGACCACCCGGGCCATCCGCTGGATCCAGGCCCAGCAGTCGCTCACCCCCGAGCGGCCCTACTTCGCCTACTTCGCCCCGGGAGCGGTCCACGCGCCGCACCACGTGCCGACGTCGTACATCGAGAAATACAAGGGCAAGTTCGACGAGGGCTGGGACGTCATCCGGGGGCGGATCTTCGCCGGCCAGAAGGAGCGGGGCGTCATCCCGAAGGACACGGAGCTGGCGCCCAAGCCGAAGGACATCAAGGACTGGGCCGACCTCTCGGCCGACGAGAAGCAACTCTTCGCCCGGCAGGCCGAGGTGTTCGCCGCCTACGTGGACATGGTCGATGCGGAGATCGGCCGGCTGATCGGGGCGATCGAGGCGATGGGCGAGCTGGACAACACGCTCGTCTTCTACATCGCCGGCGACAACGGGACGAGCGCCGAGGGCGGCTTCAACGGCATGTTCAACGAGATGACCTACTTCAACGGCGTGCAGGAGCAAGTCTCCGAGATGCTGGAGAAGGCCGACGAGTGGGGCGGCCCGAGCACCTACCCGCACATGTCGGCCGGCTGGGCCGTCTGCTTCGACGCGCCGTTCACCTGGACCAAGCAGATCGCCTCGAACTACGGCGGGACCCGGCAGGGGATGGTGGTCCACTGGCCGGAGCGGATCAAGGCGAAGGGCGAGCTGCGCGAGCAGTGGCACCACGTCAACGACATCGCCCCGACGGTCCTGGAGCTGGCGGGCCTGCCCCAGCCGAGGGACGTCAACGGGATCGGCCAGCGCCCCATGGAGGGCGTGAGCCTGGCCTACACCTTCGACGACGCGGCCGCCGCAGACCGGCACCGGGTGCAGTACTTCGAGATCTTCGGCAACCGCGGCATTTACGCCGACGGCTGGTTCGCCGGCACCGTCCACGTGGCGCCCTGGGGCAAGGTGGAGAACGCCCTGACCGCGGACACGTGGGAGCTGTACCACGTGGCCGAGGACTTCAGCATGGCGAAGGACCTGGCGGCCGAGCAGCCGGAGAAGCTCAAGGAGCTGCAGTCCCTCTTCCTGGCCGAGGCCGTCACGTATCACGTGCTGCCGATCGACGACCGCCGGGTCGAGCGCACCAACCCGCTGATCGCCGGGCGCCCCGACATCATGGCGGGGAGGAAGACTTTGGACCTGTACCCGGGGATGGGGTTCATGCCGGAGAACGGCTTCATCAACACGAAGAACACGTCGTTCGAGATCGAGGCCCGGATCAAGTCCGGGGGCGAGTCGGCCGGCGGGGTGCTCGTCAGCCAGGCCGGCCGGTTCGGCGGCTGGAGCTTCTACGTCAAGGACGGCAGGCCGACCTACCACTACAACTTCCTGGGCTTGGAGCACTACTCGGTGACCGCCGACTCCCCCCTCCCCGAGGGGGAGGCGACCGTCACGATGGCCTTCGACTACGACGGCGAGCCGAAGCTCGGCGGCGGCGGGAAGGTCACCCTGTCCATCGACGGCAAGCCCGTCGGCTCGGGCCGGGTCGAGAAGACCCAGTTCGCGATCTGGTCGGCCGACGAGACGGCGAACGTCGGCGTCGACCGGGAGACGCCGGTCTCCCCCGACTACACAGAGGAGAACAGCGCGTTCACCGGCACGATCGACAAGGTCACGATCACGCTCAAGTGA